One Amorphoplanes digitatis genomic window carries:
- a CDS encoding sensor domain-containing diguanylate cyclase, which yields MTQARPRTLGAIPTTDVVPLWVGAPTLFLTVWALAVWGEQHGAVRGAPLLLATLATLFGASGSERFQRRLGGGYLHNRVELRLLYGTVLLGVVLALAGWGFLLPAAVILIGTLHIGWSGSHAWRSATMITVLATVAIQAAVQLGVVPSVVAAAHSHVAAAILLLLGGFGLSNLGLSAARAERAGRTLERAEERYRALVQGSSDVFAVIDAGGRLTHVSAAVRQVSGWDADDLLNTAYLGLFHPDDQEQARAALAEVADAGAGSQARLELRVAHRDGTWHWHEVTLRNALDHAAVRGIVANQRDISDRRAQQTRLAHAAAHDPLTSLPNRAEVLRVLESALRDAPAGDSVALFFIDLDGFKAVNDDYGHAAGDALLVAAAQRLRAGLRDQDLLGRLGGDEFAAILTGVVDVADARTRAGQLMADMSLPFNLPEQLVNIGASIGVAVGGHDTGADDLMAAADTRMYEVKRHNRGRHRHAAPTAY from the coding sequence GTGACGCAAGCGCGGCCGCGGACACTCGGCGCGATTCCGACGACCGACGTCGTCCCGCTCTGGGTGGGCGCGCCGACCCTGTTCCTCACGGTTTGGGCACTAGCGGTGTGGGGCGAACAGCACGGTGCCGTCCGCGGAGCGCCGCTGCTGCTGGCGACGCTGGCCACCCTGTTCGGCGCGTCCGGCAGCGAACGGTTCCAGCGGCGGCTCGGCGGCGGCTATCTGCACAACCGGGTCGAACTTCGGTTGCTGTACGGCACCGTCCTGCTCGGCGTTGTATTGGCCCTGGCCGGCTGGGGCTTCCTACTGCCCGCCGCCGTGATCCTGATCGGCACCCTCCACATCGGCTGGTCCGGCTCCCACGCCTGGCGCTCAGCAACCATGATCACCGTGCTGGCGACCGTTGCGATCCAGGCCGCCGTCCAACTCGGCGTCGTACCGTCGGTGGTGGCCGCGGCCCACTCGCACGTCGCCGCCGCCATTCTTCTGCTCCTGGGCGGTTTCGGGCTGAGCAACCTCGGACTCAGCGCTGCCCGGGCCGAACGGGCCGGGCGCACCCTGGAACGCGCCGAGGAACGCTACCGGGCATTGGTGCAGGGCTCCTCGGACGTGTTCGCCGTCATCGACGCCGGCGGCCGGCTCACCCACGTCAGCGCCGCCGTGCGACAGGTCAGCGGCTGGGACGCCGACGACCTGCTGAACACCGCCTATCTCGGCCTGTTCCACCCGGACGACCAGGAGCAGGCCCGCGCCGCCTTGGCCGAAGTCGCCGACGCCGGCGCCGGCAGCCAGGCTCGCCTTGAACTGCGAGTCGCGCACCGCGACGGCACCTGGCACTGGCACGAGGTCACCTTGCGTAACGCCCTCGACCACGCGGCCGTACGTGGCATCGTGGCGAACCAGCGCGACATCAGCGACCGGCGCGCCCAGCAGACCCGGCTCGCCCACGCCGCGGCGCACGATCCGCTGACCAGCCTGCCGAACCGCGCGGAGGTGCTGCGGGTGCTGGAATCGGCGCTCCGGGACGCCCCGGCCGGGGACTCCGTGGCTCTGTTCTTCATCGACCTGGACGGCTTCAAAGCCGTCAACGACGACTACGGCCACGCCGCCGGCGACGCGCTCCTGGTGGCCGCCGCCCAACGGCTGCGGGCCGGCCTGCGGGATCAGGACCTACTGGGCCGGCTCGGCGGAGACGAATTCGCCGCCATCCTGACCGGTGTCGTCGATGTGGCGGACGCCCGGACCCGGGCCGGGCAGCTCATGGCGGACATGAGTCTGCCCTTCAACCTGCCGGAACAGCTCGTGAACATCGGCGCCAGCATCGGCGTCGCCGTCGGCGGCCACGACACCGGCGCGGACGACCTGATGGCCGCCGCGGACACCAGGATGTACGAGGTCAAACGGCACAACCGCGGTAGGCACCGGCACGCCGCGCCGACTGCCTACTGA